The Salipiger sp. CCB-MM3 sequence GTAAGGTCGCCCATTGGGTCCTCCCTATGGGTAGCTTTTGTCAGTGGGTCCGGCCGGGCGCGGCCCGGCCGAACCGAATGTCATCTGGCTATCAGGACCCGGACGAGATGTCCTCGATCACCTTCTTATAGGTGTCGCGCTTCTCGTTCAGATGCGCTTGGGCATCTTCGGTCGAAAGGTAGTTCGGGATGAAGAAGGCTTCCTTCTGACGCTCCTGAATTTTCCCTTCCTCGAAGATCTCGGCCAGCGCACCGTCGATGGCGTCGATCACTTCGGGGTCCATGTCCTTGTTGAACAGGAAGAAGAATTCCTTGTCGAAGGTGAAGTCCGCGCTGTCGCTCACCGGCACCGAGGTCTCGGGGCTGGCGAAGCTCAGCATGTCGTCGCGGGTGGTGCCGCCCATGCCGGCCTCGGGGGCCTGCTCGAGCGTTGCGGGGCGCGCGGTGATCCACACGAAGCGCATCGCCTTCTCGTCCGACGGGTCGAGCTGGGTGAACTGCTCGTTGGCCTGGATCGAACCGTTGATCACATCGGCCAGATCGTCCCACATCGCTTGGTTCTTGTCCGACTGCGAGCCGGTGTTCACCGCGACGATGTTCTCTTCCGAGCCCGGAGCGCGCAGCTTGGCGGCGTTTTTCATCGCCGAGAACCCGATCTCCGACACACCGCCCGGCTGGATGGCGACGCGCACGCGGGTGCCAGCCTCTGCCGCCGCAAGGATGTCTTCCATCGACTGATACGGGCTGTCGGCGGGCACGAGGTAGGCGTTGCCGGGGTTGATCGCCACGGTCGGGCCGACCGCGTAGTTGGCGAAGGGATCGTCGTAGCCGCTGACGCCATAGAGATTGCCGAGGTAGCTCTGGTCATGGAAGATCATGATCGTGGTGCCACGCTTGTCACGGCCGAGCGCCTTGAACGCCTCGGACGCGCCGACGGCGTCGACCTTGATGTTGATGCCCAGCTTTTCGGACAGCGCCTCGGCAACGATGGCCGAGTTCTGGTAGGTGTCACCGCCCGTGGATTTCGAGCCAATCACCATGCGCATGTTGCGCGGCAGGTTCTGCGCCTCTGCGGCGAGCGGAGCTGCAACCATGGCCGCAGCCGAAACGGCGGCAAGAAGGGTTCTGCGGGTAAATTTCATCGTTTCCTCCCGATGGGCCGCTGAGCGGCCGGCTTCTACTGACCGGGCGGTCTCCTGTCTCGCACCCGGATGTCGTGGCCATACGCTATGAAAGCGCATACATAGCTCAAGACCACATTCGCAGGCCGTCTGTCAAGGATTTCTGCTAAAAGTTAATTTCACAGTTAAATCACCGTGAATTGCTTGACGTCTCTTTATGTATGCGCATACATCATCGGCAAGTGACCGCGATGAGACGGAGGAGAATCATGTCGCAAAAGCCACGCAAGACCCCGGAGCAACTGCGCAGCGCGCGCTGGTTCGCCCCTGACGATCTTCGCAGCTTCGGACACCGTTCGCGGATGATGCAGCTTGGATATTCCGAAGAGGAATTCCGCGATAAGCCGATCATCGGCATCCTGAACACATGGTCGGAACTCAACTCCTGCCACAGCCACTTCCCCGAGCGCGTCAAAGACGTGAAGCGCGGCGTGCTGCAGGCGGGCGGCCTTCCGGTTGAAATGCCCGCGCTGTCGGTGGACGAGAGCTTCAACAAGCCGACCTCCATGCTCTACCGCAACATGCTTGCGATGGAGACCGAAGAGCAGATCCGCGCTCACCCGCTCGACGGAGTGGTGCTGATGGGCGGCTGCGACAAGACCACGCCGGGCCTCGTGATGGGCGCCATCTCGGCGGGCGTTCCGTTCATCTACCTGCCCGCTGGCCCGATGCTGCGCGGCAACTACGCGGGCAAGATCCTCGGCAGCGGCTCGGACGCTTGGAAATACTGGGACGAGCGCCGCGCCGGCAATATCACCGATGAGGAATGGCTTGGCCTTCAGGGCGGCATCGCGCGCTCGGCGGGCACCTGCATGACCATGGGCACCGCCTCGACGATGACCGCGATCACCGACGCCATGGGCCTTACGCTGCCCGGCGCCTCGTCGATCCCCGCGTCGGACTCGGGCCACCAGCGCATGGGCGCCGACTGCGGACGCCGCGTGGTCGATATGGTCTGGGAGGACATGACCCCCGATCAGATCATCACCCCCGCCTCGGTGCAGAACGCCGCCAAGGTCGCCATGGCCACCGGCTGCTCGACCAACGCGGTGGTCCACCTGATCGCCATGGCGCGCCGCGCCGGGGTCGATCTGACGCTGGACCATCTCGACGCGCTTGGCCGGGTCACCCCGCTGATCGCCAACGTCCGCCCCTCGGGCAAGGACTACCTGATGGAAGACTTCTTCTATGCAGGCGGTCTGCGGGCGCTGATGAAGCAGATGGAGGACA is a genomic window containing:
- a CDS encoding ABC transporter substrate-binding protein, translated to MKFTRRTLLAAVSAAAMVAAPLAAEAQNLPRNMRMVIGSKSTGGDTYQNSAIVAEALSEKLGINIKVDAVGASEAFKALGRDKRGTTIMIFHDQSYLGNLYGVSGYDDPFANYAVGPTVAINPGNAYLVPADSPYQSMEDILAAAEAGTRVRVAIQPGGVSEIGFSAMKNAAKLRAPGSEENIVAVNTGSQSDKNQAMWDDLADVINGSIQANEQFTQLDPSDEKAMRFVWITARPATLEQAPEAGMGGTTRDDMLSFASPETSVPVSDSADFTFDKEFFFLFNKDMDPEVIDAIDGALAEIFEEGKIQERQKEAFFIPNYLSTEDAQAHLNEKRDTYKKVIEDISSGS
- the araD gene encoding L-arabinonate dehydratase; amino-acid sequence: MSQKPRKTPEQLRSARWFAPDDLRSFGHRSRMMQLGYSEEEFRDKPIIGILNTWSELNSCHSHFPERVKDVKRGVLQAGGLPVEMPALSVDESFNKPTSMLYRNMLAMETEEQIRAHPLDGVVLMGGCDKTTPGLVMGAISAGVPFIYLPAGPMLRGNYAGKILGSGSDAWKYWDERRAGNITDEEWLGLQGGIARSAGTCMTMGTASTMTAITDAMGLTLPGASSIPASDSGHQRMGADCGRRVVDMVWEDMTPDQIITPASVQNAAKVAMATGCSTNAVVHLIAMARRAGVDLTLDHLDALGRVTPLIANVRPSGKDYLMEDFFYAGGLRALMKQMEDMLDTSCVTVTGRSLGEEIESAQVFNDDVIRPLSNPVYHEGSLALLRGNLCPDGAVIKPAACDPKYHVHEGPALVFDSYPEMKAAIDDENLDVTPDHVLVLRNAGPQGGPGFPEWGMLPIPKALIKQGHRDMLRISDARMSGTSYGACVLHVAPESFVGGPLALLKTGDIVRLDLPNRSLDMMVDEEEIARRKAAWTPPEPRFERGWGYMFSRHVTQADKGCDFDYLERDFGRTAGEPDIF